The stretch of DNA CCGCTTCCTCGCTGCTTTCGCCAGCCGGAACAAGAACCGTGCGCCTTCGCTGACCTGCATGAGCTGCCAGCCCTCGTCCACCAGCACCATCCGCGGATGGTCCGGCGGAGCCTCGGCCACATTCCGCCAGACCGCGTCCAGCGCCAGCAGGGTTCCGAGCGGCTTCAGCTCGTCGGGCAGGGCGCGCAGCGACCACACCACCAGGTGCCCCTCGGGCCGGCCGGTGGTCGCCCCGGCGAACAGCTCCTTGTACGAGCCGGAGATGAAGGGGGCCAGTTCGTCGGCGAGCCGGGCCGCGTCCTCATCGCCGTCGCCGCGCAGCGCCTCGGCCAGATCGGCCAGCAGCGGTGCCGGGTGGTCCCAGGTGCGGCGATCAGCGGTGATCCCCGCCGAGGCGTAGGCGGTGATGAGGGCCCGGTCCAAAGCTGCGCGCCGCCGCGGCTCCAACGGAGCCCCCAGCATCACCGCCAGCAGGGTGTGCAAGAACAACGCGCGCCTGGACAACGCGTCACGCTTGGCGGAGCGGTCCAGGGCGAGGTCGAGGGGGTTGAGGTGCACGCCCGGTGCGCCCAGGCGGATCACCGTGCCGCCGACCGCCTCGGCCAGCCGGGCGTACTCGTCTTCGGGGTCGACGACCGCGGCGCTGATTCCGGCATAGAGGCTGCGCAGCAGGTCGAGCTTGCAGAAATAGGACTTGCCCGCCCCGCTGCGGGCGAGCACGACGGCGTTGTAGGAGTCCAGTGCCCACCGGTCCCACACCACCACCCCGGAGGAGTCGGCGTTGAGCCCGTAGAGCACCGCAGTGGGGGAGGCCTCCACGGCCAGGTCCGGGCTGGCCAGCGGGTAGGCCGCCGACAGGGCGGCGGTGTCCATGCTGCGGCGCTGGTCGAGCAGGTCCACCCCCAGCGGCAGCGAGGAGACCCACCCCTGCAGCTGGCGGAAAACGGCCAGGCGGGCGTCCAGCAGCATGGAGGAGGCCAGCGCCTGCACGTGGCCGACCTCGGCGGCCAGGGACTGCTCGTCGGCGGCGTGCACCGTGACATACAGCCCGACCCGGAAGAGCTTGCTTTCGCCGCGGGCTAGGGCCGCGGCCATCTCCCGGGCATCCTCCGCCGCGGCCTCGGTTTCGAAATCCTCCAGGCGCCCCCTCTGCGCGTCGGCGCGAGCGCTGGACTCGAACCGCGCCATCTGCCGGCGCAACCGGTCGGCGGCCACGGCCGTGGGCACCGGGTCGATATGCAGGGCCACCTCCAGGCGGCCGGGGTAGGTCAGCAGCGGCTCCAGCCACCCGTAGCCGACCTCGGCGGGGTAGCCGGTGACCACCATCGAGGCGGTGGCACCGTCGCCCAGGTGTAGGCGGCGCGGCCCGATGTCGACCTCGGCCTCCACCACCTGACCGGCAGCGGCGGGGCGGCTTGCGCCACGGCGCCGCATCATTCCTCCTCCTTCCAGCCGGGGCCGGTGATGGTGTCCTCCGGGCCGGCCAGCCCCTCCGGCGGGGCGGCATTGGGATCGGTGGGATCGGCCGCCGAGGCCAGCACCGCGGCCGCGCGCGGCCCGTCGAGGACCACTGCGGCACTGCCGGCCGATGCCAGGGCGCGGACGGCGTCCTCGGCGCGGCGGCGCAGCGTTGCCGCCCCGTGCCGCCCGGCACCGGAGGGCTCGCGCAACACCACCAGCACCTGCCGGTAGAGCAGGTCCCGACGCTCGGCCAACGAGGCCAGGAAGTCGGCGTGGTCGGCGGCGGCACGGGCCAGTGCCGGGTGGGGCAGGGACGGTGCCGCCCGGTCCAGGGCGGCAACCAGGGGGTACAGGCGAACCGCTTCGGCGCGCACCACCACCTGCACCGGCGCGGACAAGGAGTTCAAAAACCCGCCGAAGGCGTTCACCAGAGCGGCCTGCTCCTGCTCGGTGCGCAGATGGAAGTTGACCGTCGAACACGCCAGGATCAGCGCGCTGCCGTGTTCGGCCAGGTCGATCACCCCGTCCTCGCCGATCGCGTGGGCCGGCAGCTCCAGCGGCGCGGGCAGCGGGGCCGGCTCGGAGCCCACCCAGCTGGGCATCGCACCCGGGGCGGCGGGGCGGGTGGCGCGCCGCTTCGGCGAGCGGCGAAATTGAACAGCGGCCCAGGCCAGGCGGTCCAGGGTGAGGCCGTCGCGGCGCACCAGCGCCGCCGCGGCGGCCGCCCCCACCACCGGGATGACCAGAGCCGCCAGCACCGGCAGCGGCACCACGTCGATCAGCGCGCTGGCCGCCGCCCCCACCGCCAGCACCGGCACCCCCAGGATCAGCAGCTGGCGGGCGCTCAACCCGGCCAGGATCTTGTCTTCTCGCTCCACATCGGCGGGCATCCGGATCCGCATCACTCCTGCCTCCTCCGGCGGCGGGGTTGCTCACCGCTGGGCCGGGGACGAGGGCGGGGTCGCACAGACCGGGAGTCCGGTTGCCGGCTGTAGGGGATGGGTTTCGGCACGCCCGGCGGGCGCGGGAAACGGGGTTCCGGCTGGGGGCGCGTCGGCCGTTGGCGCGGTTGCCGGGGGTCGGGCATCGGCTTCCTCCGCTGATCAGGGGACGGGGGCCGCGGCACCGAACCCGGCCCGGACGAGGAGCGTCGGGCCGGGCGGCGCATCTGCGGGGTGGCCTCGAACAACACCCCCTGCTTCGCCTGCGGCGGGGTGCGCACCCCGGGGATGGGCTCCTGGCGCCAGCGCGGGATGCGCAGACCGGGGATCGGGTCCTGGCGCGACCACGGCGGGCGGCTGCGCCTGCCCAGCGCCCCACCGGGCAGCGGCGGCTGCACCCACCGGCGCCGCTGGGCGGCCCGCTTCTGCTCGGCGGGGTCGATGCCGCGATCGATGCCGGGCAGGGGACGCTGCTCCGGGGCCGGGGGCTTGGGTTTGGGGAACTCCAGCGGCAGCTCGGGCTGCTGCCAGCGCGGCCGCCGCGGCGCCGCCGACTCCTGCGGCCGAGGGACGGTCGGCGCTGGAGCCGGTGCCCGCCGAGGCGGTCGCACCGCCGCTGTTTTCTGAACCGCCCGCCCGGCTCTGCCGGCCGCCAGGGCCTTGCCGATGCTGCGGAACACCAGCATCTGCACCGCGAACTTCGCGATGCGCAGCAGCGGGCTCGCCTGGTAGTTGAAGACCCGCTTGAACACCCAGAACGGGATGCGCACCAGGATGTACATGCAGCAGATCACCAGCAGCACATCCAGCAGGGAGCCGGCCATGTCGCCCATGTCGAGTAGGCCCAGCATCTCCTCGCGCCCCAGCAGCAGATCCACGGCCAGCCGCAGCACCAGCGCCTGGGCGATGGGGATGAGCAGCAGCGCGCCCACCGCCCGCCACCACAGCCGCGCCACCCCCTCGGTCTGTGGCAGCACATGGCAGGCCAGCGCCAGCGGGGCGGCCACGATCAGCCCCAGCCAGAGCATGATCCGGATCAACCCGGCCAGGGAGAAGAACACCACCAAGAGACTGGCGACGAGCAGCAGGATGATCATCACCACCAGCTCGCCCACCGGGTTGCTCAGCATGCGGGCGATCGTGTCGGCGGCGGTCTCGGGGGTGGCGGCCTGGCCGAGCAGCGCCAGCACGACGGCGTTGGCCAACCGGGCCGCCACCCCGCACAGAAACCACGAGATGTTGGCGGCGACGAAACCCAGCAGCAACCGCGGCAACAGCTCCTTGACCGAGACGGAAGTCTGGACGGTGGGGTTGGTCATCACCAGCACCCCGCCCGCGGTCACCGCCAGCACATACAGCGAGTTGGCCACGGCCAGCGAGGTTCCCCACGAATCTTCGACCCCGGGGTAGGGCAGCGGCGTGGCCAGTGTCGCGACCGCGACGCTGAGAAGCTGCATGTTGATCAGCTCGGCCACCACACCGGCCAGCCACCCGTTGAAGGCCTGGCGGACCTTGCAGGCGTAGTCGAAGAACCCGCACGACTCCTGCTCAGGGGTTTCGGGTTCTTCCTCGGGCACCTCCGGAGGAGGCCCGGGCGAAGGGGAGGGCTCCGGACTCGGCTCCGGTTCGGGCTCGGGTGTGGGGGGTTCGGGTTCAGCCCCCGGCTCCGGATCCAGCTCAGGCTCAGGAAGGGCTGGTTCGGCGCCCGGCTCGGGAGCCGGGGGTTCCACATCGGCCGGCACCGCTACCGGAGCAGCAGATGCCGCGGCGACCGGGGCGGCACCGCACAAGCAGAGCAGCACCGCAACGGCAACCACAGCGGCGGCGCGGAGGCGGGGGCGCATCAGTCCAGCCCCAAAAACCCGCGCAGGATCTCCACCAGCAGCGGAGCCAGGATCGCTATGCCGTAGCCGATGGCGGCGTACTTCAAGGTGTCCTTGGCGCGGCCGACCTCGCCGGGATCCCCGCCGGCCAGCAGGTAGCGCAGCCCGCCGATCGTCAAGAACAACGTCGCCACAGAGACCAGCAGCCCGACGATCCAGTTGCGGACGTTGGTGATGACCTCGTCCAGGTCCTCCACGCCCGGGGCGGTGTCGGCCAGCGCCGGGCCGGCGAACACCAGCACGAGGGCCCCGGCGGTGAGGACGACGGCCGCACCCCGAACAGCCCACACAGCGGCCGGCGCCGGTGGGGCGGGCGGGGCGGTGGGGGGCGGCACGGCGGACCTCCTCACAGGGCACGTCCAGACAAGACCGGGGCGGTGGGGGAGGGAGGCGGGGGCGCTGTCCTCCTTTCCAATCGGGGCTCTTCGGGGGGCTCGTCATCTCCCCGCCTCCCCGGGGAGTGGGGCGCCATCAGGCGCCCTCACTCCAGAACTCAGAACCAGCAGGCGGATCGCGCTCACCTAAGCCGCCGTCCCTTCCCCGGCCCTCTCGCCCAGGGACCCCTCCTCGGTCAGGGAGCCGAGGAGGCGCTGCTGGGCGCGGCTGCGGCGCCGGCGGGCGGTGATGTAGGAGAGCCCCAGGTCGGCGGCCACCCGGTTCAGCGGCACCCGCTCCAGGCGGGTGCGCGCGATCAGCTCAGCCTCCAGCGGGGTGAGCACGCCGCGGGTGATGGCGGCGGCCAGCACCGTCACCGGGCCGCGCGCCCCCACCGCCCCCGCGGCCGCCTCCTCCGGCGGTAGGGCGGCGGTGCGGTGCCGCCGGCTGAGCACCCGGTAGCGGTGGCGCTGACCGGCGGCACGGGCGGCATAGACCAGCCGCGCACACACCGCCCCGGTCCCCAGATCCACCGTGCGCAGCGCGCCCACGAAGGCGGTGAGCATCTCCGCCTCCACATCGGCGGCCTCATCACCCAGGCCGCGGACCAGGTGGGCCCGGGCACCGAGCAGGCCCGGAAGGGCCAGCCCGGCGGCGATGACCGTCCACGCCGGATCACCGCCGCGGGCCCGGGCCACCAGCTGCCGCCACAGATCATCGGAGCGCTCACGCGGCAACCCCAGCGCGCGTTCGGTGAGCGCGGCGGCATCGATTTGTTCGGGCGGCATGCCGACCAGGCCGGCCACATCCAGCCTCGGGGGGAGCGGGGGTTCGACCAGCAGCTCGAAGGAGCCGCGCAGCGCGGCGAACGGGTGTGTTTCCATCACGGGCCTCCCGAAGTCGAGGGAAGCCCCATGAAGCACACCCGTCTTGAGCAGTAGAAACGCCGCACAAACGCAGCGTCGGGCTGCGTTCGCACCGCTTACGCACCGCGAGCCCGCAACGCCGTCTGTCAACCGGATGCGAACGCACTGCGTTCGCCCCCGCAGAAACCAGGAACTCACTGGGGGAGCGAAATCAGGGGGGATGTTCGCCTTCTATAGGTGGGCTCGCCGTTCGCTGACACCCCTCATGAGCACGACCGACCCGACCACCGCTCCGCGGCTGCGTCTGCTCTCCCTGGGAGCCGGCGTGCAGTCCAGCACCCTGCTCCTCCTGGCCGCCCACGGCGCTTTCCGGTTCGACTACGCCCTGTTCGCCGACACCGGCTGGGAACCCCGGCCGGTCTATGCGCACCTGCGCCGCCTGGAGGCCATCGCTGAGGCGGCCGGCATTCCCGTGCTGCGGGTTTCGGCTGGCAACATCCGCAACGACGCCCTCGACACCGAGCGGCACTTCGTCTCGATGCCGCTGTTCACCACGAGCCCCGAGGGTCAGAAGGGCATGGGGCGTCGGCAGTGCACCTCCCAGTACAAGGTCCGGCCGCTGAAGAAGGCGGCCCGCCGCCTGCTGGGCTACCCCCACCCCACGCGGGTGCCCCGCGGGGTCTATGCCACCCAGGCCATCGGCATCAGCGCCGATGAGGTCCACCGCGCCAAGGACGCTGACGTGGCCTACCTGCGCAATACGTTTCCGCTGCTCGACATCGGCTGGACCCGCCGGGACTGCCGCGCCTACCTCGCCGCCCACGGCCTGGGCGACACGCCTCGCTCGGCCTGTATCGGCTGCCCCTACCGCTCCAACACCAGCTGGCGGGACCTGAAGGCCGCCGACCCCGCTGGGTTCGCCGACGCGGTGGTCTTCGATGCCGCGATCCGGCACCGCCCCTCTGCCGCGGCACCCCCCGGCATGCCGCCGCGCTATGCCTACTACCTCCACCGCGACCGCATCCCGTTGGGCGAGGTCGATCTGGGCACCGATACCGGGCCCGAACCGCCGGGCTGCTCGCCGTGGGCATGCCGCGGCAATCAGGCGGACGATTCCGGGCGCGGAGAAGACCGGCGGTGAATGTGCGAACGCTGTGCACAGGCTCCCCGACGCCAGCGGAACCGCCCTTCGGAAAAGAATCTCCGCAGCGTTCTTCTCGACCTATCCCATGGGCCGTGCGCAACACCCGCAGAAACCATCGAGGCGGTTGCAAAGCGAGGCGGAGGTGAGATGGCGGATGGAGACGAAGGTCGCCTATTCGCTCGAAGAGGCCGCCCAGGTGCTGAGCCTGGGCAAGACCACCGTCAAGCAGCTGGTGGCCGCGGGAGAGATCACCTCGGTGCGCGTCGGGCGGCGCCGGCTGATCCCCCGCTCGGCCCTGGAAACCTACATGAACCGCCTGATCGATGAGCAGAAGATGACATAAACTGTGCGGGACCGTTCCCGGGAAAGCTGAGGAGTGGTGCCAAAAAGGGTGAAAAAGCCCACGAAGGAAGATTTCGCTAACCGAGAAGATATCTCCATCTACCTCGACCGGTCCCGAGCTCTGTGGCGGGCGGAGATCCGCCTGGGGCAAAACCCCGAGACGGGTCGCCTCGAGGTGAAGACGGTCAGTGCGAAATCTGAAAGCAGACTCTACGGCAAGCTGACCAAGAAGCTGGAAGAGTTGGACGCCGGCATCCGGGCACCCGCCGGATACACCGTCGGCGCGTGCATCGAGGAGTTCCTGCGCGATCAGATCTCGGATCTGAGCGAGGCCACCCAGGACAACTACCGGCGCCTGGCCCGCAAGCACATCACCCCCTACCTTGGCAAGATCGTGCTGGCCGAGCTCCGGGTCTCCGATGTGCTGACCTGGTTGCGCGGACGCAAAGAACACCTGTCCTCACGGACGCTGCGCCTGGTGCTCCACCTGCTGGAGCGGGCCATCCGCTACGCCCAGGTCCAGGACATGGTCACCCGCAACGTCGCCGAACTGGCGCGCAAGGAACGCCGGGGCCGGCTCAAAGGGGCCCGGCCGGGGCGGGTGTCGAAGTCGATGAGCCTTAAGGAGGCGGTGGCGGTGATCAAGGCGGCGGAGGGCACCCGGTGGTATGCCTACCTGGTGCTGTCGGTGGCCACCGGCATCCGCACCGAGGAGATCCGCCGGCTGGGCTGGGACCACATCGACATCGACGGCGAGGTCGCGGTCATGGATGTGTGGACCTCGGTGCGCGAGGACGGGGAGACCAAGACCCGCTGGTCCCGCCGCTCCCTGGAGCTGCCCCGGATCGCGGTGCGGGCACTCAGAGCGCACCGGGCGATGCAGGCCCGCTGGCGGCTGGCCGCCGGTGAGGCCTGGCAGGAGCACGGCCTGGTGTTCAGCTCGAAGGTGGGCACCGAGCTGGACCGGCACAACGTGCTGCGCGGCCTGCGCCAGGTGATGGGCTCGGCGGGTTTGAACGCTCAAGAGTGGACCGCGCGGGAGCTGCGGCACACCTTCGTGTCGCTGCTCTCCGACCATGGAGTGGGCATCGAGGAGATCTCACTGCTGGTGGGCCACGACGGGACCGACACCACCGAGCGGGTCTACCGGCGCCAACTGCGGCCGGTGCGCCGCTCGGCCGCCGAAGCAATGGAGGAGATTCTGAAAGAAGCGAGAACGTGAAACTTTCTCAACCACACCCACGACCACACCGGACGCGAAAAGGAGGACCCGGGAAGCCCGGATCCCCCTTCTGAGCTGCGTCGGGACGGCGGGATTTGAACCCACGACCCCTTGACCCCCAGTCAAGTGCGCTGCCAAACTGCGCTACGTCCCGTGTGCCTGCCGCCGCGCTGGTGCGCCGCTTGCTGACGGGCACGACTCTACCGCACTTCCAGGGGTTCTCGTGACGGCTGTGCAGGTGGTGGGAGCAGGGGGTCGCTCTGCGTGTTCGCGGTCGTGACAATGTGCGACGTGCGAGGCATGATGAAGCATGGAGCGAAGCAGAGAACAGCAGGTGGCGGTGCTCGACGCCTTGGGGCGAGGGGCTCTGCCGCGGCAGGCGCGGTTCGTGGCCGCGGTGGCGCGGAGGTACCCCAGGGAAGAGCTGGAGACGCCGGGGCAGCGCGAGATCGCCGCGGCCGCCGGGCGGACCTCGGTCGCCGAGGAGATCGAGGAGCGGTGGCCCGGGGCGCCGTTCGCGGTGCAGTGCGGGGCCGCGGGGGAGTTCCCCGGCGCGGTGCCCGGGGCCGACCCGGAGGACGAGGTGGTGATCGGGGTCGTCTACCGGATGACGGAATGAATCGGAAACGGGACGGGCAGGTCACATACGGGTGTCGAGCGGCCTACTCCGGTTGCGGCCGGCGGGGATTTCGAAGCAAGGTGGGGCGGCGAGCCCGAGGTCGACCGCCAGGGGAGGGCGACGGGGAGCCCGGCGGACGGGTGACGGGGGCGCCGGGGCGGCGCACCCGCCGGAGGAGTCCCGGAGGGGCGGGGCCGAGGGCGGCGGATGAACGACCGCAACGGGGGAGAAGAGCATGTTCGAGATGCCTGAGGTCACGCTCGGCAACGGGGTCCGAATGCCGCAGCTGGGGTTCGGCGTCTGGCAGGTGGGCGGTGACGAAGTGGTCGGCGCCGTGGGCACCGCGCTGCAGGCGGGGTACCGCAGCATCGACACCGCGGCCTCCTACGGCAACGAGGAGGGCGTCGGCGAGGCGCTGCGCCGCTCCGGGCTGCCCCGGGGCGACGTCTTCCTCACCTCCAAGCTGTGGAACCGCGACCAGGGCTACGACTCGACGCTGCGCGCCTTCGACGCGTCGCTGGCCCGGCTGGGGGTCGAAGAGCTCGACCTGTACCTGATCCACTGGCCGCTGCCGATGCGCGACACCTACGTGAGCAGCTGGAAGGCCCTGGAGCGGCTCTACGCCGAGGGGCGGGTGCGCGCGATCGGCGTCTCCAACTTCCACATCCCGCACCTGGAGCGGGTGATGGAGGAGGGCGGCATCACGCCGATGGTCGACCAGGTCGAGCTGCACCCCAGGCTCACCCAGGCGGAGCTGCGCGAGTTCAACTCCGAGCACGGCATCGTCACCGAGGCGTGGAGCCCGCTGGGGCAGGGGAACCTGCTGAACGAGCCGGCCGTCGTCAAGATCGCCGAGGCCTACGGCAAGACGGCGGCGCAGGTGATCATCCGCTGGCACCTGCAGCTGGGCAACGTGGTGATCCCGAAGTCGGTCACCCCGGAGCGGATCCGCTCCAACTTCGACGTCTTCGACTTCACGCTGAGCAGCGCCGACGTGGAGGCGATCTCCGGGCTCAACGCCGACCAGCGGTTCGGCCCCGACCCGGACTCCTTCGACGCCGACTGAGGGCGCGCCCGGCCCGGGAAGGGCGCGGCGGCGGGCGGCGGACGTTCCCCGGACGGGGAGCGCGCGCCGCCCGCCGCCGTTCTCTCAGGCCAGTTCGCGGCGCTTGCGGGCGGAGGCGAGAACGGCCTCCGGGCCCTTGCGCGCGATGCGGAGGGAATAGACGGCGAATCCCGCGAAGATCGAGACGGGGATCGCCATGACGAGCACCAGCGCGATAAGGCTGGTGATTCCGAGTTCACCCATGACGCTCATGATAGACGCCGATCCGGTGGCGGGCCCAGGCGGTGCGCCCTCGCCGCCGCGGCCGGTCCGCGAGGGCGGGCCGGAAAGGGCGCCGGTCCTCAGACCATCCCGAAGACGAACCCGCCCGCGGACTCGGTGTCCGCGCCGAAGAGGAACTCCCGGGCCGACTGGATGAACTCCTCGCGGCCGATGGAGCCGTCGCCGTCGGTGTCCAGGGCCTTGAACCGGCCCCGCGCGGTGTCCGCGCCGGCGCCGAGGACCTCCGCGTACCGCAGGTACTCCGCCTCGCTGATCGAGCCGCTGTCGTCGCTGTCGAGGAGGTCGAACACCGCGTCGGCCAGGCCCTCGGTCGCGTTGAACCGGCTCCCGTCCTCCGCCACCGCGTGCATGGCCCGGATGAACGCCGCCCGGTCCAGGCGGTGGTCCGCGGGGGCCGGGGAGTGGCGGAGCAGCTCCAGCCACAGCATCTGGTAGGAGGTGGCCAGGGCCTGGGTCCGGCGGTCGTCGGCGTCCAGGGAGTAGCCCTGCGTGTAGCGGTCGACGAGGCGCCGGTAGTCCTCCCGGTCGACGGCGCCGTCGCCGTCGGAGTCCAGCGTGTCGAAGAGCCTGCCGAACCGCTCGGCGATCGCGGCGGCGGAAACCGTCTCCACGGGTGTTCCTCTCGTTGCCGGGCGGGCCTCTCCCGCCCCGTGGTCCTTGGAGTCTCCCGTGCCGCCGGGGGTTCCCGGGATCGCATTCCCGTCGCCCGGTGTGCGGCGGCCTCCGCGTCCCCGGACGCCGGTTCATATCGGATTCGTGACGGGGGTCAGGATCGAGTGATACCGTGCGCCCCATGGAGAGCGCCGCACGGATCGCCGTGGTGACCGGAGGGGCCGGCGGGATCGGCCGCGCCGTGTGCGCGGTGCTGGCCCGGGCCGGGCTGCAGGTCGTCGCCCTGGGGCGGGACGCCGACCGGCTCGCCCGGCTCGAACGGGACCTGGGCGGTGCGGGCGTGCGCGGCCTGGTCTGCGACGCCGCCGACGAGCAGCAGGTGGAGCGGGTACTGGCCGGGTTGGAGGCCCCGGTCGAGGTGCTGGTGAACAACGCCGGGGCGGCCGAGTCCGCGCCGCTGCACCGCACCACGCTGGCCTCCTGGAACGAGCACTTCACGGCCAACGCCACCACCGCGTTCCTGCTCACCCGGGCCGTGCTCCCCGGCATGCGGGAGCGGAACCGGGGCCGCATCGTCGCGGTCGCCTCCACCGCCGGGCTGGCCGGCGCCCCCTACACGGCGGCCTACACCGCGGCCAAACACGCCATGGTGGGCCTGGTCCGGGTGACCGCCGCCGAGCTCGCCGGCACCGGGGCGACCTGCAACGCGGTCTGCCCGGCGTTCGTCCGCACCCCGATGACCGAGCGCTCGGCGGCCCGGATCGCCGAGCGCACCGGGCGCAGCGCCCAGGAGGCCGAGCGCGCCCTGGCCGGCGCCGCGCCGCTGGGCAGGCT from Nocardiopsis composta encodes:
- a CDS encoding VirB4 family type IV secretion system protein, with protein sequence MRRRGASRPAAAGQVVEAEVDIGPRRLHLGDGATASMVVTGYPAEVGYGWLEPLLTYPGRLEVALHIDPVPTAVAADRLRRQMARFESSARADAQRGRLEDFETEAAAEDAREMAAALARGESKLFRVGLYVTVHAADEQSLAAEVGHVQALASSMLLDARLAVFRQLQGWVSSLPLGVDLLDQRRSMDTAALSAAYPLASPDLAVEASPTAVLYGLNADSSGVVVWDRWALDSYNAVVLARSGAGKSYFCKLDLLRSLYAGISAAVVDPEDEYARLAEAVGGTVIRLGAPGVHLNPLDLALDRSAKRDALSRRALFLHTLLAVMLGAPLEPRRRAALDRALITAYASAGITADRRTWDHPAPLLADLAEALRGDGDEDAARLADELAPFISGSYKELFAGATTGRPEGHLVVWSLRALPDELKPLGTLLALDAVWRNVAEAPPDHPRMVLVDEGWQLMQVSEGARFLFRLAKAARKRWVGLTVATQDGEDVLGSELGRAVVSNAATQVLMRQSSQAIGQIAAAFGLSEGEQQYLLTAAPGQALLCSGDQRTAFQVVASDAEHRLITTDPADLLDHDPPDAEEDEFL
- a CDS encoding PrgI family protein, with the protein product MRIRMPADVEREDKILAGLSARQLLILGVPVLAVGAAASALIDVVPLPVLAALVIPVVGAAAAAALVRRDGLTLDRLAWAAVQFRRSPKRRATRPAAPGAMPSWVGSEPAPLPAPLELPAHAIGEDGVIDLAEHGSALILACSTVNFHLRTEQEQAALVNAFGGFLNSLSAPVQVVVRAEAVRLYPLVAALDRAAPSLPHPALARAAADHADFLASLAERRDLLYRQVLVVLREPSGAGRHGAATLRRRAEDAVRALASAGSAAVVLDGPRAAAVLASAADPTDPNAAPPEGLAGPEDTITGPGWKEEE
- a CDS encoding pilin; translation: MPPPTAPPAPPAPAAVWAVRGAAVVLTAGALVLVFAGPALADTAPGVEDLDEVITNVRNWIVGLLVSVATLFLTIGGLRYLLAGGDPGEVGRAKDTLKYAAIGYGIAILAPLLVEILRGFLGLD
- a CDS encoding helix-turn-helix domain-containing protein; the protein is MQSEAEVRWRMETKVAYSLEEAAQVLSLGKTTVKQLVAAGEITSVRVGRRRLIPRSALETYMNRLIDEQKMT
- a CDS encoding site-specific integrase; protein product: MKTVSAKSESRLYGKLTKKLEELDAGIRAPAGYTVGACIEEFLRDQISDLSEATQDNYRRLARKHITPYLGKIVLAELRVSDVLTWLRGRKEHLSSRTLRLVLHLLERAIRYAQVQDMVTRNVAELARKERRGRLKGARPGRVSKSMSLKEAVAVIKAAEGTRWYAYLVLSVATGIRTEEIRRLGWDHIDIDGEVAVMDVWTSVREDGETKTRWSRRSLELPRIAVRALRAHRAMQARWRLAAGEAWQEHGLVFSSKVGTELDRHNVLRGLRQVMGSAGLNAQEWTARELRHTFVSLLSDHGVGIEEISLLVGHDGTDTTERVYRRQLRPVRRSAAEAMEEILKEART
- a CDS encoding aldo/keto reductase; the encoded protein is MFEMPEVTLGNGVRMPQLGFGVWQVGGDEVVGAVGTALQAGYRSIDTAASYGNEEGVGEALRRSGLPRGDVFLTSKLWNRDQGYDSTLRAFDASLARLGVEELDLYLIHWPLPMRDTYVSSWKALERLYAEGRVRAIGVSNFHIPHLERVMEEGGITPMVDQVELHPRLTQAELREFNSEHGIVTEAWSPLGQGNLLNEPAVVKIAEAYGKTAAQVIIRWHLQLGNVVIPKSVTPERIRSNFDVFDFTLSSADVEAISGLNADQRFGPDPDSFDAD
- a CDS encoding EF-hand domain-containing protein, translating into METVSAAAIAERFGRLFDTLDSDGDGAVDREDYRRLVDRYTQGYSLDADDRRTQALATSYQMLWLELLRHSPAPADHRLDRAAFIRAMHAVAEDGSRFNATEGLADAVFDLLDSDDSGSISEAEYLRYAEVLGAGADTARGRFKALDTDGDGSIGREEFIQSAREFLFGADTESAGGFVFGMV
- a CDS encoding SDR family NAD(P)-dependent oxidoreductase, whose amino-acid sequence is MESAARIAVVTGGAGGIGRAVCAVLARAGLQVVALGRDADRLARLERDLGGAGVRGLVCDAADEQQVERVLAGLEAPVEVLVNNAGAAESAPLHRTTLASWNEHFTANATTAFLLTRAVLPGMRERNRGRIVAVASTAGLAGAPYTAAYTAAKHAMVGLVRVTAAELAGTGATCNAVCPAFVRTPMTERSAARIAERTGRSAQEAERALAGAAPLGRLVEPEEVAAAVGYLASEAAGCVNGQTIVLDGGGIQQ